Proteins from one Porites lutea chromosome 3, jaPorLute2.1, whole genome shotgun sequence genomic window:
- the LOC140929737 gene encoding uncharacterized protein, producing MYELYEQLLPTKLYTKEKTQTSTDGEVLCRLCGKVAESVAHVLAGCSSLAKTKYLYRHNAALKILFFELLREHGLMEEVPPWYSPVMPKPAYQNTTSEAFWDIPIYAEHHEVRANRIDARLVSHERKEVCTIEMSCPWIESRAKKDEEKTLKYGPMMWELKQRYNGYRVEQYNVIIDVLGGYSKHLEKSVRKLLGARARSVLERMQKSVISNTLNIARTFKINT from the coding sequence ATGTATGAATTGTATGAGCAGTTGTTACCTACGAAGCTCTACACAAAGGAGAAGACGCAAACCTCCACCGACGGCGAAGTTCTATGCAGGTTATGTGGGAAGGTAGCTGAGAGCGTTGCACATGTTCTGGCTGGATGTTCCTCCCTGGCAAAAACCAAGTACCTATACAGGCATAATGCAGCTTTGAAGATTCTGTTTTTTGAGCTCCTGCGAGAGCATGGGTTAATGGAAGAGGTTCCACCATGGTACTCACCGGTGATGCCAAAACCAGCCTACCAGAACACCACGAGTGAGGCGTTTTGGGATATTCCCATCTATGCAGAGCACCACGAAGTTAGAGCAAATCGGATCGACGCGCGACTTGTCAGCCAcgagaggaaagaagtctgcaCAATTGAAATGAGCTGCCCATGGATTGAGAGTAGAGCTAagaaagatgaggaaaagacactcaagtatgGGCCCATGATGTGGGAGCTGAAGCAGAGATACAATGGTTACAGGGTTGAACAGTACAACGTAATAATTGACGTACTGGGGGGTTACTCTAAACACCTAGAGAAGTCGGTGAGGAAGCTACTTGGAGCGAGAGCACGGAGCGTACTTGAGCGGATGCAGAagtcggtcatctcaaacactttaaacattgccagaacatttaagataaatacttag
- the LOC140929738 gene encoding acyl-CoA-binding protein-like yields MSEAFLKAADEVKKLTKEPSDPDKLEVYSLYKQATVGDCNTDRPSGMLDFAGKAKWDAWNGKKGMSKEDAEAAYIAKVEELKKSCS; encoded by the exons ATGTCTGAG GCATTTCTGAAGGCCGCTGACGAGGTCAAGAAATTGACTAAAGAACCGAGTGATCCTGACAAATTAGAGGTTTATTCTTTATACAAGCAAGCTACCGTGGGAGACTGCAATACAG ATAGACCTAGTGGAATGTTAGATTTTGCTGGAAAAGCAAAATGGGATGCCTGGAATGGAAAGAAAG gTATGAGCAAGGAAGATGCTGAGGCTGCCTACATCGCAAAAGTGGAAGAGCTTAAAAAATCTTGcagttga